The following is a genomic window from Panacibacter microcysteis.
ATACCATTACTGAACACCAAAGCCCACCCACCACCCCACAGTGGACACATGACAAATGGGTAACTGATTGAGAGGCAAACCAGCATATAAATATTATCTTCGACACTTTAAAACTATTATGGGACGTTCGACAGTACATTACGCAGACAATAAGACAAACAACGCTTTAAAAAAGCTACATAACAAGTTACGACCTGCTGGTACGCCTGTTCAACGAGTTGAGTATATCATTGAATTGCTTTTATTGAGAATATTTGAAACCAAAATAAAACAAGACGAAGAATTTAAGCCTTTACGCAAACTCTTTTCGGCTGACTATGTTTGGAAAAATCCAAAGACAGGTGTTGAGGAAACAAACGAAAACCGTCTGTTCTCTTATTTGCCCACAGTTTCTAACGAGCAAATTTTATCAGAACTCAACGACAATTTCTTTCCATTTTATTCCAGCATTTTACAATTACTGGCAAATTTTAAAGGTCGCCGAAGCGACCTTTAATAACTGATTGATTTTCAAGTGCCCAGAACAGGAATCGAATTATTTCATGTAACTCAGTACGACATTGAGTTTTAGCAGGTTTGGTCAATTTCAAGTAACAAAACAGTAACAAACCTTTATTGTCAAGCAGTGAAGCGATCAGGCTTTTGAGCTTCCTGTAAGTTCTCGTAAAAACAATGCAATTGATCATTTGTATCCATGACGACAATAGAAAATACCTTTTTTCTGATTTCCTCATCACATTTTTCCCAAAGTATGTCGAATAATATGTCAATAGCTTCTGAACAGTCCATGTGATCAACCCAATCGACTTTAACTTGAACAATGTAAGATGTTGAGTTATCACCGGGATATGCTTCAAATACACATATATCAAGCAAGGGATACCCTTTATTTGCACATTCATCTCTGAATGGTTGCAAAGCGACCTCTAATTCGTTTCTATCCATTTTAATATTCCCTTTGGATCTTTTAGTAAAGTTATTAACTTTTGCACATCTGTGGCTTTAAAGTGCCCACAAGGTTTGTAACGAGCATTTTCATCCCATGCTGTAAATAGAAGAGAATTTGTTCTGGCCAGTAAAATATTTGAAGCTTTTTCATTGTCAAAGTCCAATTTAAGCCCGCTAAAAATTAACAATATAAAAAGATTATGAGTTTTAACGGCTTTTCTTACTTCACTGATTCCTTGTATTAAATTTAAATTTCTATCTCCATCATTGAATAAGTTTGGAATTCCTAATCTTTCGCAAATCTTTGCCTTTAGCATTAACTCAACACTATACCCGGCTAAGTAAAATGCACCATCACATTTATTATTATTAATTAATACTTCAGCCTCATCCAATCGTTGCCAAGCTAACTTTATGATTTCTGCTGGACTTGTCATGAAGACAAAATTAAGTGATGGTAGCAAAATTTTGCTGCATAACAGAAACGAAGCTGAAAACTTCTATATTAATTTTTTTGTATGATTATTCATTTTTAAGAATAGTCATTCATCTAAACTATCAAGTAGTTTCTGTCTGCTGCAGCAACCTGATTAAAAAACCTTTGTGTCTTTTTCCAGCAACGATTATGGATATTAGCATTTCGTCCTTTTTTCTGCAAGACACATCATTTCAAACCTTTCCTAATTGTATATTTCAATTTTGCTTTATTGGTTTCATGAATAGCTTGCACATTCATAGTCCTTGTTACCATCCCCTTAATGATATTCTGATGGGTGTTATCTGGTGATTTATAGACTGTTATTATACCATCTATTTCATACCAATTATCAGCATTATAATAGGTTTTATCAAATCGTAAAAGCATTAGTGCCTCTTGATTCGATTCTCTATTTGCAAATTGATTGAAATCACAGCTATTTTTAATCTGTATTATTCAAGCAGAACTGACAAACCTTATTCATTAAACACTCGCCATGCAAAGGATTTGTAGGCCTACAAGCATCCCTCCCCAAAAATGACATGCACATTCCTGCATCCCATTCTTTCTGTGGTAAGATTTCCATCATTTCTTTTTCAATCTTTTTAGGATCTTCCGTAGCAACAATACCCAAACGATTGGCTACACGGATGGTATGTAAGTCTACCACAATACCCTCCGCTTTTAATCCTGCATATCGCATAATTACGTTAGCGGATTTCCTGCCAATACCGGGCAGTTTTACAAGTTCGTCCATAGTAGTGGGTATAGCGGCATCTTTCTTTATTTGCTTTGCTATATCAATTAACCACTTTGATTTGTTACCAAAGCTTCTCACTTTGCTTATCAACGGATGAAGATCTTCTGGCAGTGCTGCTGCAAGCTTAGCCATGTTTGGGTAAGCTTTGAATAAATCCGGCGCAAGCTGATTAATCAAATTGTCTGTAGTTTGCGCGGACAACACGACCATCACCAGCATTTGATATAAGTTTTTAGCATGCAGTGGATGCGGTTCATCCTTGTATTTTTTGATCAAAGGCCTCACGGCTTTCGCCCAATCTGTTTTTGAATTGTCCATGTTCAATTTTTTACAGGTGACCACTCCTCAACTGTTATGCCCCACTCTTTGATTTTCAGCGGAAGCAGGGCGCTGAGATGCTCCAACAGCATTGATTTTTTTGTGTAGTAGTTCAATTTAATTTTATCGCTTTCGGCTGTATCAACAACAATTGGAAAATGAAACAAATCCGGTTCATCTGAGAATAGATAAAATATGAATACTGGACAAGTTGTCTGATGAACGTCCATACATATCCGTAACATTGGTTTGTTGAAAATATTTGAAGCGTTCAAGACCATAACTTCGGCATGGTAATGTTTTCCATCAAAATCAACAAGCAGTTCAAATACCTTTGTTTTCACACATAAAGATTACATGTACACTTGTTCTATTTTATTTCCAACCGCTTTGACAAAAGCAGGAGCGATATCAGTTGTGGCTTCCCATTCAGCATCTTCATTTAAACCAATGACTGTTATTACATTGTTACCTTCCTGAATGAGGTAAGTGACCTGATCTGTTTCGTCCTGTGGAAATATCTGCAACTCTTTTCCCTGAACATGAATAACAATTGAACCGCTCATGGCTATTATTTTGAAGGTGGTTTAATTATAAAGTTAAAGCTGGTTAAGATGTTTGCTAACAGACTACCGGCTCCAAATCTTCATACTGGCAGGCTTCTTTCGGGTTTGTAACTTCCTGAAAGTCTTTTGCAATGCTGAACGCCGTCATTTGTTCAGCAGCAAATTGGCTGGTAGCAATTTCTTTTATTCTTTCTTCGCCCAATCCTTCACTGATCCATTCCAGTGCTAAATCTTTGGTCAGTATTGTAGGCATCCGCATTTTTGAATTGTGCACCTGGCTCATGAGTTTATTGGCAGGAGCAGTACACAATGCAAAAGTTGGCGTTACCATTTCAATTAATTCCCCTGTTTCTTTGTCTGCCTCTGCATGCCTCCACGGATTCCAGATACCTGCCATCATGATGAACGGCATCTCAGTTGAAGTAAGCTTGATATGGTAGGGATATTTGTTGGGCGTTTTTAAGGGGTGCCCTGTTCGTTTGTTGAGGGGGTAAATGTGCCGCCATTCATAAAAACCATCTACGAATATCACACAACGCCTGTTTAGTGCAGCATCCCGGTACATCTTCTTTTCCAGTATTTCTTCACCTATGGCATTCAGTGTAACATATCCGGTTCTCCACACACCCTTTTCATCTTTGTGACCATTCCAGAAACGTTGTGCTTCTTCCCAATTCTTAACATGATTAGGTAGAAAACCCCACATCATGTTAGCAAGGTGTTTCTTTTTATCCTTCCGGCCAATCAGCATTACCGGATGCATGGGATGGTTGAAGCCGTTCAGGTATTGCGCCTGCGGGAAATCCATTTCCAGCTGTTCTTCGACAATCAATCCGGGAAAATAATCTAAAATGCTTTCCAGCTTAACCGTAAATGCAATATGGTAACACATCGTCTATGTTTTTTCAATTTCATCCAGTTTCACCCTTACACTTTGACTTCCAAACTTCAAGTTAACAAATAACTCTCCAAAAATCAGTTCCAGTTTTGGATGTACGGTATAGTTTGCCGG
Proteins encoded in this region:
- a CDS encoding SOS response-associated peptidase; the protein is MCYHIAFTVKLESILDYFPGLIVEEQLEMDFPQAQYLNGFNHPMHPVMLIGRKDKKKHLANMMWGFLPNHVKNWEEAQRFWNGHKDEKGVWRTGYVTLNAIGEEILEKKMYRDAALNRRCVIFVDGFYEWRHIYPLNKRTGHPLKTPNKYPYHIKLTSTEMPFIMMAGIWNPWRHAEADKETGELIEMVTPTFALCTAPANKLMSQVHNSKMRMPTILTKDLALEWISEGLGEERIKEIATSQFAAEQMTAFSIAKDFQEVTNPKEACQYEDLEPVVC
- a CDS encoding endonuclease III domain-containing protein codes for the protein MDNSKTDWAKAVRPLIKKYKDEPHPLHAKNLYQMLVMVVLSAQTTDNLINQLAPDLFKAYPNMAKLAAALPEDLHPLISKVRSFGNKSKWLIDIAKQIKKDAAIPTTMDELVKLPGIGRKSANVIMRYAGLKAEGIVVDLHTIRVANRLGIVATEDPKKIEKEMMEILPQKEWDAGMCMSFLGRDACRPTNPLHGECLMNKVCQFCLNNTD